In a genomic window of Vulpes vulpes isolate BD-2025 chromosome 6, VulVul3, whole genome shotgun sequence:
- the INSM2 gene encoding insulinoma-associated protein 2 yields MPRGFLVKRTKRTGGSYRVRLAERVFPLLGPQGAPPFPEEAPSAPQPGAQQVAAPTLEAAAAARELSGSPCRAARVSPGAGGQEGDAEWRADGTEGPGPSPSPTKPAGAELRRAFLERCLSSPVSAESFPGGAAAVAAFPCSAAPAAAPTSGEQLLLPIRAPFPEPELHPDPAPLSAALHGLKRAAGNERRAKAPPGCTSGPAAAGAKKPKAMRKLSFADEVTTSPVLGLKIKEEEPGAPSRGPGGSRTPLGEFICQLCKEQYADPFALAQHRCSRIVRVEYRCPECDKVFSCPANLASHRRWHKPRPAAANAATVSSADGKPPPSSSSTSPDPGAVASFLAEGKENSRAERAADQHLPARDSSREEQHQDSAPHQGLQVLSHPEPALPQVPYTEGVLGRRVPGSGSASGVGGPEIFMCPYCHKKFRRQAYLRKHLGTHEAGSARALAPGFGSEHGAPLAFACPLCGAHFPSADIRDKHRLWHALREELLLPALAGAPPEAPGPGGASDGSAQQIFSCKHCPSTFFSSPGLTRHINKCHPSESRQVLLLQMPLRPGC; encoded by the coding sequence ATGCCGAGGGGCTTCCTGGTAAAGCGAACTAAACGGACGGGCGGCTCATACCGAGTGCGCCTCGCTGAGCGGGTCTTCCCCCTGCTGGGGCCCCAGGGGGCGCCGCCCTTCCCCGAGGAGGCTCCCAGCGCCCCCCAGCCCGGTGCGCAGCAGGTGGCAGCCCCCACCttggaggcggcggcggcggcccgtgAACTGTCGGGGTCGCCCTGCCGGGCGGCTAGGGTGAGcccgggggcgggcgggcaggaAGGCGATGCGGAGTGGAGGGCGGATGGCACGGAGGGTCccgggcccagccccagccccacgaAGCCGGCGGGCGCGGAGCTGCGCCGGGCATTCCTGGAGcgctgcctcagctcccccgtcTCTGCAGAGTCCTTCCCCGGGGGTGCCGCCGCGGTGGCTGCTTTCCCCTGCTCGGCGGCGCCAGCAGCTGCACCGACCTCGGGGGAGCAGCTCCTGCTGCCGATCCGGGCACCGTTCCCAGAGCCGGAGCTCCATCCAGACCCTGCGCCCCTCTCGGCCGCCCTGCACGGCCTGAAGCGGGCAGCTGGCAACGAGCGCCGTGCCAAGGCACCTCCGGGCTGCACGTCTGGACCTGCGGCCGCCGGAGCCAAGAAGCCAAAGGCCATGAGGAAGTTGAGCTTCGCCGATGAAGTGACCACGTCCCCTGTCCTGGGCCTGAAGATCAAGGAGGAGGAGCCCGGAGCGCCgtcccggggccccgggggcagCCGCACGCCCCTGGGGGAGTTTATCTGCCAGCTCTGCAAGGAGCAGTACGCAGACCCCTTCGCCCTGGCTCAGCACCGCTGCTCCCGCATCGTCCGCGTGGAGTACCGCTGCCCCGAGTGCGACAAGGTCTTCAGCTGCCCCGCGAACCTCGCCTCCCATCGCCGCTGGCACAAACCGCGTCCCGCAGCGGCAAATGCTGCCACGGTCTCTTCGGCCGACGGGAAGCCGCCTCCTTCGTCTTCCTCGACCTCCCCGGACCCTGGGGCTGTTGCATCTTTCTTGGCGGAGGGGAAGGAGAACAGCCGGGCAGAGCGAGCGGCGGATCAGCACCTGCCGGCGAGGGACAGCTCCAGGGAGGAGCAGCACCAGGACAGCGCCCCACACCAGGGCCTCCAGGTGCTGTCCCATCCCGAGCCGGCACTGCCTCAGGTCCCCTATACGGAGGGGGTGTTAGGGCGCCGGGTGCCTGGGTCAGGTAGTGCCAGTGGTGTCGGGGGACCCGAGATCTTCATGTGCCCATATTGCCACAAAAAGTTCCGTCGCCAAGCCTATCTGCGCAAGCACCTAGGCACTCACGAGGCAGGCTCCGCTCGTGCGCTTGCCCCGGGCTTTGGCTCTGAACACGGTGCCCCACTGGCCTTCGCTTGCCCACTGTGCGGGGCGCACTTCCCGTCCGCAGACATCAGGGACAAGCACCGGCTGTGGCACGCGCTCCGCGAGGAGCTGCTCCTGCCTGCTCTGGCCGGGGCGCCCCCTGAAGCGCCGGGCCCAGGCGGAGCGTCCGACGGGAGCGCTCAGCAGATTTTCTCGTGCAAGCACTGCCCTTCCACCTTTTTTAGCTCCCCGGGGCTGACCCGGCACATAAATAAGTGCCACCCCTCAGAAAGTCGGCAGGTACTGCTGCTGCAGATGCCGTTGCGGCCTGGCTGTTGA